A region of Streptomyces sp. NBC_01788 DNA encodes the following proteins:
- a CDS encoding Mu transposase domain-containing protein — protein MATVCYPSSGQATPTFAGSRCSTASRWRSARRGGKKPQGRGGEGQPLGGATLVAHGPRRSQRHAGPVWRRQARRPDGRAAPQRRRRQGDLPDLATAEQLLELPTLPFPAELDVVRTVSPQALVSFEGNLYSVSPGMSGIRVTVRQRLGEDYPHIATAGKAAVARHRLASRGAGRTVRDEGHVIALERAVLAQVSDRAPSKTKTPRPLSPEALAEAERLRGQAVGGSPAERVVINLDTYAAVADRLRTAPTPEEEPGE, from the coding sequence ATGGCGACCGTCTGTTACCCCTCCAGCGGCCAGGCCACCCCGACGTTCGCGGGGTCGCGATGTTCTACGGCGTCCAGGTGGCGATCTGCCCGCCGCGGGGGAAAAAAACCGCAAGGGCGTGGTGGAGAAGGCCAACCACTCGGCGGTGCAACGCTGGTGGCGCACGGTCCCCGACGGTCTCAGCGTCACGCAGGCCCGGTCTGGCGTCGACAAGCTCGCCGTCCGGATGGACGAGCGGCGCCGCAGCGTCGACGGCGTCAAGGTGACCTTCCCGACCTCGCCACGGCCGAGCAGCTGCTTGAGCTGCCCACGCTGCCGTTCCCGGCCGAGTTGGACGTCGTGCGGACCGTCAGCCCGCAGGCCCTGGTGTCCTTCGAGGGCAACCTCTACTCGGTCTCGCCCGGGATGTCGGGGATACGGGTCACCGTCCGGCAGCGGCTCGGCGAGGACTACCCGCACATCGCCACGGCGGGGAAGGCCGCCGTCGCCCGGCACCGGCTCGCGTCGCGCGGGGCCGGGCGGACGGTCCGCGACGAGGGTCATGTGATTGCGCTGGAGCGGGCGGTCCTCGCGCAGGTCAGTGACCGGGCCCCGAGCAAGACCAAGACCCCCCGCCCGCTGTCGCCCGAGGCGCTCGCTGAGGCCGAGCGGCTGCGGGGCCAGGCCGTCGGCGGGAGTCCGGCCGAGCGGGTCGTGATCAACCTTGACACCTATGCCGCCGTGGCCGACCGGCTGCGGACCGCTCCGACACCCGAGGAGGAACCCGGCGAGTGA
- a CDS encoding IS4 family transposase, with amino-acid sequence MPSALTAITRTVTVAAGRFAPGHLGELTAVVSFELVDAVLAQTRTVQRRLRDLPSRVGMYFLLAMCLFPEVGYRLVWDKLTGGLAGMPVAQPSAKALRDLRRRLGAAPVRSLFEVLAGPLARPTTPGVRFGAYRTVSFDGCSSLRVPDSPRNRAWLGRTAHHGYPTLELMPLVETGTRSLIGAVFGPTDEGETAYARRLLHLLGPDMLVLWDKGFDANAFLAQVSATGAKVLGRLRSNRRTPVLARLDDGSYLSVIGTVKVRIIDAEITVTCADGTVFTGSYRLATTLTDARRHPAAALVSLYHERWEHESAYYALRHTILAGRNFRSGDRAGLEQEVWALLTLYQALRAVMVEAAESLPGTDPDRCSFTVALQTARDQVVQATGIVPDEPGSLGLIGQRVLARLLAPRRHRASIRKVKSPISRYSERRDDGRPDRSRTITELTVTVLEPDPEQQPLPTVSRDDRHTVPTQRRRHRVLALLQDDPTRLWRPAEIAAHFGDITLHTMYRQLSRWAETGIIHKLGPGLYAATAWTSTPLPPAQTG; translated from the coding sequence CTGCCGTCCGCGCTGACGGCCATCACCCGTACGGTGACCGTGGCCGCGGGACGGTTCGCACCAGGCCACTTGGGAGAACTGACCGCTGTGGTTTCGTTCGAGCTGGTGGACGCGGTTCTGGCACAGACGCGGACGGTGCAGCGGCGGCTGCGTGATCTTCCGTCGCGGGTCGGGATGTACTTCCTGCTCGCGATGTGCCTGTTCCCCGAGGTTGGCTACCGGCTGGTCTGGGACAAGCTCACCGGCGGCCTGGCCGGGATGCCGGTGGCCCAGCCGAGCGCGAAGGCCCTGCGGGATCTGCGGCGTCGGCTTGGGGCCGCGCCGGTGCGGTCACTGTTCGAGGTGCTTGCAGGTCCGCTGGCTCGCCCGACGACACCGGGGGTGCGCTTCGGCGCTTACCGGACGGTGTCCTTCGACGGCTGCAGCTCGCTACGGGTACCCGATTCGCCCCGCAACCGGGCCTGGCTCGGGCGAACGGCCCATCACGGCTATCCCACGCTGGAGCTGATGCCGCTGGTCGAGACCGGGACCAGGTCCCTGATCGGCGCGGTCTTCGGTCCCACCGACGAGGGTGAGACCGCCTATGCCCGTCGGCTGCTGCACCTGCTGGGGCCGGACATGCTGGTGCTGTGGGACAAGGGCTTCGACGCCAACGCCTTCCTCGCCCAGGTGAGCGCGACCGGCGCGAAGGTCCTGGGCCGACTCCGCAGCAACCGGCGCACCCCGGTCCTGGCCCGCCTGGACGACGGCTCCTACCTGTCGGTGATTGGCACCGTCAAGGTCCGGATCATCGACGCCGAGATCACGGTGACCTGCGCCGACGGCACCGTGTTCACCGGCTCCTACCGGTTGGCCACCACCTTGACAGACGCGCGCCGGCACCCCGCAGCGGCGCTCGTCAGCCTCTATCACGAGCGCTGGGAACACGAGAGTGCGTACTACGCGCTCCGCCACACGATCCTGGCCGGCCGGAACTTTCGGTCGGGCGATCGGGCCGGTCTCGAACAGGAGGTGTGGGCCCTGCTCACGCTCTACCAAGCCCTACGGGCCGTGATGGTCGAGGCCGCCGAGTCCCTCCCCGGCACCGACCCCGACCGCTGCAGTTTCACCGTGGCTCTCCAGACCGCCCGCGACCAGGTCGTCCAGGCCACAGGGATCGTCCCGGACGAGCCCGGCTCCCTCGGGTTGATCGGCCAGCGAGTGCTGGCCCGACTCCTTGCGCCCCGCCGTCACCGAGCGAGCATCCGCAAGGTCAAGTCACCCATCTCCCGCTACAGCGAGCGACGTGACGACGGCCGCCCCGACCGCAGCCGCACCATCACCGAGCTCACCGTCACCGTCCTCGAACCCGACCCCGAACAGCAGCCTTTGCCCACGGTCTCCCGCGACGACCGCCACACCGTCCCGACCCAACGCCGACGGCACCGCGTCCTCGCGCTGCTGCAGGACGACCCGACCCGCCTATGGAGACCCGCGGAGATCGCCGCCCACTTCGGCGACATCACCCTGCACACCATGTATCGGCAGCTGTCCCGATGGGCCGAAACCGGGATTATCCACAAACTCGGTCCCGGCCTCTACGCAGCCACGGCCTGGACCTCAACGCCCTTGCCACCAGCGCAAACAGGCTAA
- a CDS encoding serine protease yields MYSFKPLRRRTARTAAVGVLAAAACATVMAGSASAIVNGSDSTEHYPFMATVPESAPTLGLNDGTCGASLIDKQWVLTAAHCVKGDGLELDGIVRVGSDHRKSGGTVRKIDRIFVHPGYVNGEGKAANNNDLALIRLDRPVAQQPIKIAEHVGGPGTPTRLLGFGTTVDTELKFPDRLQELNTRRGAVSECAPGYAGKTRLCTITTVPKAMACFGDSGGPQVQKGRNGRWELIGVTSGPGAPKVPCSEGPGLYTNARAYAGWINKTMKTNHAPKNHHAPKTAAMGSHLAETGTNDNTAAIAGMAATLVVAGAGTAVAVRRRKTRRAA; encoded by the coding sequence GTGTACAGCTTCAAGCCACTGCGCCGCCGTACCGCCCGCACCGCTGCCGTCGGCGTTCTCGCAGCTGCGGCCTGCGCCACTGTCATGGCCGGCAGCGCCTCAGCCATCGTCAACGGATCGGACTCCACCGAGCACTACCCGTTCATGGCGACCGTCCCCGAGTCGGCCCCCACGCTCGGCCTGAACGACGGGACCTGCGGGGCGTCGCTGATCGATAAGCAGTGGGTACTGACGGCGGCCCACTGCGTGAAGGGTGACGGCCTGGAGCTGGACGGCATCGTGCGCGTCGGCAGCGACCACCGCAAGTCCGGCGGCACTGTCCGAAAGATCGACCGGATCTTCGTCCACCCCGGCTATGTGAACGGCGAGGGCAAGGCCGCCAACAACAACGACCTCGCGCTGATACGCCTGGACCGCCCGGTCGCCCAGCAGCCCATCAAGATTGCCGAGCATGTAGGGGGACCCGGCACGCCGACCCGGCTCCTGGGCTTCGGCACCACCGTCGACACCGAGCTCAAGTTCCCGGACCGGCTGCAGGAGCTGAACACCCGCAGGGGCGCTGTGTCCGAGTGCGCGCCGGGCTACGCGGGCAAGACCCGGCTGTGCACCATCACCACCGTGCCCAAGGCCATGGCGTGCTTCGGGGACTCCGGCGGGCCGCAGGTCCAGAAGGGCCGGAACGGCCGCTGGGAGCTGATCGGCGTCACCTCCGGGCCCGGTGCCCCGAAGGTGCCGTGCTCGGAGGGTCCTGGCCTCTACACCAACGCGCGCGCCTACGCGGGCTGGATCAACAAGACCATGAAGACCAACCACGCCCCGAAGAACCACCACGCCCCGAAGACTGCGGCCATGGGCTCCCACCTCGCCGAGACCGGTACGAACGACAACACCGCCGCAATCGCCGGTATGGCCGCCACGCTGGTCGTCGCCGGTGCCGGCACCGCCGTCGCAGTACGCCGCCGCAAGACCCGCCGCGCCGCCTAA
- a CDS encoding IS110 family transposase codes for MPQPTLPAQQAAQPAEDVILGVDTHKDVHVAAVITVLGALLAHQEFPTTAAGYRQLLAWARSFGILHRAGVECTGSYGSALARFLQQENIQVIEVNQPDRATRRKRGKTDAVDADAAARAVLSGRATTTPKTGDGPAADLRVLRLAKESAIKARTQAMNQLKAVLLGVDPALRESMSGLKNPALIARCADGLADSDDAAVFTLRLLARRIQHLTCEVKELARRVTQAVREHRPQLLELVGVGPDSAAALLIAAGDNPDRIATEASFAALCGFSPVEQSSGKTQRRRLNRGGNRQANAALYRIVMTRIRWDDRTRSYLERRTKQGMSKREIIRCLKRYVAREIYRHIQPKMATPTPPLPLDET; via the coding sequence ATGCCCCAGCCGACCCTGCCCGCACAGCAGGCAGCGCAGCCCGCGGAGGACGTGATCCTCGGGGTCGATACACACAAGGACGTGCACGTCGCCGCAGTGATCACCGTGCTCGGCGCACTGCTGGCTCACCAGGAGTTCCCGACCACCGCTGCCGGATACCGCCAACTCCTCGCCTGGGCACGCTCCTTCGGCATCCTGCATCGTGCCGGAGTGGAGTGCACCGGATCCTACGGATCGGCCCTGGCACGGTTCCTGCAGCAGGAGAACATCCAGGTCATCGAGGTCAACCAGCCTGATCGTGCCACCCGGCGCAAGCGGGGCAAGACCGACGCCGTCGACGCGGACGCCGCTGCCCGCGCGGTCCTGTCCGGACGTGCCACCACCACACCCAAGACCGGTGACGGCCCGGCCGCCGACCTGCGCGTCCTCAGACTGGCCAAGGAATCGGCCATCAAGGCCCGTACCCAGGCGATGAACCAGCTCAAAGCCGTGCTCCTGGGCGTCGATCCCGCACTCCGCGAGTCCATGTCTGGCCTCAAGAACCCGGCACTGATCGCGCGGTGCGCGGACGGCCTTGCCGACAGCGACGACGCAGCCGTGTTCACCCTCCGCCTCCTGGCCCGCCGCATCCAGCACCTGACCTGCGAGGTCAAGGAGCTCGCCCGCCGAGTTACCCAGGCCGTCCGCGAACACCGCCCGCAGCTGCTGGAACTCGTCGGCGTCGGACCCGACAGCGCCGCAGCCCTCCTCATCGCCGCCGGCGACAACCCCGACCGGATCGCCACCGAGGCGTCATTCGCCGCTCTGTGCGGCTTCAGCCCGGTTGAACAATCTTCCGGCAAGACCCAGCGCCGACGGCTCAACCGCGGCGGGAACCGGCAGGCCAACGCTGCCCTCTACCGCATCGTCATGACCCGCATACGCTGGGACGACCGCACCCGCTCCTACCTGGAACGACGCACCAAACAAGGCATGTCGAAGCGCGAGATCATCCGCTGCCTCAAACGCTACGTCGCCCGCGAAATCTACCGCCACATCCAGCCGAAGATGGCCACCCCAACCCCTCCTCTGCCACTTGACGAAACATAG
- a CDS encoding sensor histidine kinase, protein MATQYRSQHAPGYGPYSAGGFHDGDTRRKRHLLPAGLRAPFEARSWREFGYVLLNLPIGIMLFTYAVTMVSLGAGLLVTFLGVPVLAATLAGCRLFGVLERARARRLLGLEVAEPQPLRAAKPGVLAWTGALLKSGGSWRALLYAILHFPWAVFSFTVSLVFWTLGWSLLTYPLWFWVFPMWAGQGGLQLYGDGRHGIYLDNPFEITVTALVGLLFTLATPWIVRALTMVDRVLVHGLLGPSRLSARVVELESDRGVVVDTAAADLRRIERDLHDGAQARLVALAMDLGLAKEKLTEDPQAAARMVDEAHGEVKTALQELRDLARGIHPAVLTDRGLDAALSAVASRCTVPVRVEVDLDERPAAAIEGIAYFTVSELLQNVSKHSGARSASVDVWRAEDRLMLQVEDDGVGNADVSKGSGLAGLAERLDAVDGILVVDSPSGGPTRVTAELPWRR, encoded by the coding sequence ATGGCCACCCAGTACCGATCGCAGCACGCACCGGGGTACGGGCCCTACAGCGCGGGCGGGTTCCACGACGGTGACACCCGCCGGAAACGGCACCTGCTGCCGGCCGGGCTGCGGGCGCCGTTCGAGGCGCGCAGCTGGCGCGAGTTCGGGTACGTGCTGCTGAACCTGCCGATCGGCATCATGCTGTTCACCTACGCGGTGACGATGGTGTCGCTGGGCGCGGGCCTGCTGGTGACGTTCCTGGGTGTCCCGGTGCTGGCGGCGACGCTCGCCGGCTGCCGCCTGTTCGGTGTGCTGGAGCGGGCGCGGGCGCGCCGGCTGCTCGGCCTGGAGGTGGCCGAGCCGCAGCCGCTGCGGGCGGCGAAGCCGGGCGTCCTGGCCTGGACGGGAGCCCTGCTGAAGAGCGGCGGCTCCTGGCGGGCCCTGCTCTACGCGATCCTGCACTTTCCGTGGGCGGTGTTCTCCTTCACGGTGTCGCTGGTCTTCTGGACGCTGGGCTGGAGCCTGCTGACGTATCCGCTGTGGTTCTGGGTGTTCCCGATGTGGGCCGGTCAGGGCGGGCTCCAGCTCTACGGCGACGGCCGGCACGGCATCTATCTGGACAACCCGTTCGAGATCACGGTGACCGCGCTGGTGGGGCTGCTGTTCACGCTGGCCACGCCGTGGATCGTGCGGGCGCTGACGATGGTGGACCGGGTGCTGGTGCACGGGCTGCTGGGGCCGTCGCGGCTGTCGGCGCGCGTGGTCGAGCTGGAGTCGGACCGTGGGGTCGTGGTGGACACGGCCGCCGCGGACCTGCGGCGCATCGAGCGGGACCTGCACGACGGGGCGCAGGCCCGGCTGGTGGCGCTGGCGATGGACCTGGGGCTGGCCAAGGAGAAGCTGACGGAGGATCCGCAGGCGGCGGCGCGGATGGTGGACGAGGCGCACGGCGAGGTGAAGACCGCGTTGCAGGAGCTGCGGGACCTGGCGCGGGGCATCCACCCGGCCGTGCTCACCGACCGGGGCCTGGACGCGGCCCTGTCGGCGGTGGCCTCGCGCTGCACGGTGCCGGTGCGGGTGGAGGTCGATCTGGACGAGCGGCCGGCGGCGGCCATCGAGGGCATCGCGTACTTCACGGTCTCCGAGCTGCTCCAGAACGTGAGCAAGCACAGCGGGGCGCGGTCCGCCTCGGTGGACGTCTGGCGGGCGGAGGACCGGCTGATGCTCCAGGTCGAGGACGACGGGGTCGGGAACGCGGACGTGTCCAAGGGGTCCGGCCTCGCCGGACTGGCCGAGCGGCTGGACGCGGTGGACGGGATCCTCGTCGTGGACTCGCCGTCCGGGGGCCCCACCCGGGTGACGGCGGAGCTGCCCTGGCGGCGCTGA
- a CDS encoding response regulator transcription factor, translating into MRVVIAEDSVLLREGLTRLLTDRGHEVVAGVGDAQALIKTITELHDQQALPDVVVADVRMPPTHTDEGVRAAVQLRKAHPSLGVLVLSQYVEERYATELLAGSSGGVGYLLKDRVAEVREFVDAVVRVAEGGTVLDPEVVAQLLGRSRKQDVLAGLTPREREVLGLMAEGRTNSAIARQLVVSDGAVEKHISNIFLKLGLSQSDEDHRRVLAVLTYLNS; encoded by the coding sequence GTGCGAGTGGTCATCGCCGAGGATTCAGTACTGCTCAGGGAGGGCCTGACCCGGCTGCTGACCGACCGCGGACACGAGGTCGTGGCGGGTGTCGGGGACGCCCAGGCGCTGATCAAGACCATCACGGAGCTGCACGACCAGCAGGCGCTGCCGGACGTCGTCGTGGCGGACGTGCGCATGCCGCCGACGCACACCGACGAGGGCGTCCGGGCCGCGGTGCAGCTGCGCAAGGCGCACCCGTCGCTGGGCGTGCTCGTGCTCTCGCAGTACGTGGAGGAGCGGTACGCCACCGAACTGCTGGCAGGCTCCAGCGGCGGGGTCGGCTATCTGCTCAAGGACCGCGTGGCCGAGGTGCGCGAGTTCGTGGACGCGGTGGTGCGGGTGGCCGAGGGCGGAACGGTCCTGGACCCGGAGGTCGTCGCCCAGTTGCTCGGCCGCAGCCGCAAGCAGGACGTGCTGGCCGGGCTCACCCCCCGGGAGCGGGAGGTGCTGGGGCTGATGGCCGAGGGACGGACGAACTCGGCAATCGCCCGGCAGCTCGTGGTGAGCGACGGCGCGGTCGAGAAGCACATCAGCAACATCTTCCTCAAGCTCGGACTGTCCCAAAGTGATGAGGATCATCGGCGTGTTCTGGCCGTGCTCACCTATCTGAACTCGTGA
- a CDS encoding SsgA family sporulation/cell division regulator, with product MHYHVDQTLHMELVLPSGDRLAVPTRLHYATQDPFAAIIVFQTGTVHQVSWALARDTLTEGLNQPTGQGNVRVWPVGSGPDAELNLALSSPHGTAWLTAPLPVVAQWLGRTYHLVPAGQEVSGLDMDAELSRLLDGAA from the coding sequence ATGCACTATCACGTAGACCAGACGTTGCACATGGAGCTGGTACTTCCGTCCGGCGACCGCCTCGCGGTGCCAACTCGTCTGCATTACGCCACCCAAGACCCGTTTGCCGCGATCATCGTCTTCCAGACCGGCACCGTCCATCAAGTCAGCTGGGCCTTGGCACGTGACACGCTGACAGAGGGCCTCAACCAGCCCACCGGGCAAGGCAATGTGCGCGTCTGGCCGGTCGGTTCCGGGCCCGATGCCGAGCTGAACCTTGCTCTGTCCTCTCCGCACGGGACCGCTTGGCTCACCGCTCCCCTCCCAGTGGTCGCGCAGTGGCTGGGGCGGACGTACCACTTGGTGCCGGCCGGCCAGGAAGTCTCCGGTCTGGATATGGACGCCGAATTGTCACGGCTCCTGGATGGGGCGGCCTGA
- a CDS encoding IS630 family transposase: MSSSAGVPVPRRGPKLEPLLLGDDERAVLEHWTRRASSAQALALRARIVLACAGPDVPPIVEVARNLRISADTVRKWRRRFLAERLDGLADEPRPGRPPTISVDQVEAVVIATLEEIPKNATHWSRKSMAEHSGLSKSTVGRIWRKFQLKPHLTDTFKLSTDPFFVEKVYDVVGLYFNPPEGAVVLSVDEKSQIQALDRSQPALPMMPGMPERRTHDYVRNGLTTLFAAFDVATGEVISSLHRRHPAAEFKKFLIRIDKKVPAHLQIHLICDNCETRGASPGARA; encoded by the coding sequence ATGAGTTCTTCTGCCGGGGTGCCGGTGCCGCGTCGTGGTCCGAAGCTGGAACCACTGCTGCTGGGCGATGACGAGCGTGCTGTGCTGGAGCATTGGACGAGGCGGGCGAGTTCCGCTCAGGCGCTGGCGTTACGGGCGCGGATCGTGCTGGCGTGTGCTGGACCTGATGTCCCGCCCATCGTCGAGGTGGCCCGCAACCTGCGGATCTCTGCGGACACGGTGCGCAAGTGGCGGCGGCGGTTCCTCGCTGAGCGGCTGGACGGCCTGGCAGATGAGCCCCGGCCGGGCCGGCCGCCCACCATCAGTGTGGATCAGGTGGAGGCGGTCGTGATCGCCACGCTGGAGGAGATCCCGAAGAACGCCACGCACTGGTCGAGGAAGTCGATGGCCGAGCACAGCGGTCTGTCGAAGTCCACCGTCGGCCGGATCTGGCGGAAGTTCCAGCTCAAGCCGCACCTGACGGACACCTTCAAGCTGTCCACGGACCCGTTCTTCGTGGAGAAGGTCTACGACGTCGTCGGGCTGTACTTCAACCCGCCCGAGGGCGCGGTGGTCCTCTCGGTGGACGAGAAGTCCCAGATCCAGGCCCTGGACCGCTCCCAGCCTGCGCTGCCGATGATGCCGGGCATGCCCGAGCGGCGCACCCACGACTACGTCCGCAACGGGCTGACCACGCTGTTCGCCGCGTTCGACGTCGCCACCGGTGAAGTCATCAGCTCCCTGCACCGCCGGCACCCGGCGGCGGAGTTCAAGAAGTTCCTGATCCGGATCGACAAAAAGGTGCCCGCACACCTGCAGATCCACCTGATCTGCGACAACTGTGAGACTCGTGGGGCGTCGCCGGGGGCCAGAGCCTGA
- a CDS encoding terminase gpP N-terminus-related DNA-binding protein: MDAHALRRQGWTISAIARHLGRDRKTIRAYLNGERAPRQRRQAPDMFVPFLDYCRQRLADEPHLWASTLFDEVVQLGYRGAYSTFTGALRRYEVRPYCEPCHASQGRDRAVIDHPPGEEVQFDWVELPNPPAGWGIGGHAHLLVRALAHSAAGGRCWRSRRTSRTWSSVLRR, from the coding sequence GTGGACGCGCACGCGCTGCGTCGCCAGGGCTGGACGATCTCCGCGATCGCCAGACACCTGGGACGCGACCGTAAGACGATCCGTGCCTACCTGAACGGCGAGCGCGCCCCGCGGCAGCGCCGCCAGGCTCCAGATATGTTCGTTCCCTTCTTGGACTACTGCCGTCAACGCCTGGCGGACGAACCGCACTTGTGGGCATCCACCCTGTTCGACGAGGTGGTCCAACTCGGCTACCGCGGCGCCTATTCGACGTTCACCGGGGCGCTTCGCCGCTACGAGGTCCGACCGTACTGCGAGCCCTGCCATGCGTCGCAGGGCCGGGATCGCGCGGTGATCGATCACCCGCCGGGCGAGGAGGTCCAGTTCGACTGGGTCGAGCTGCCCAATCCACCCGCGGGCTGGGGCATCGGCGGACACGCGCACCTGCTGGTCAGGGCGCTCGCGCATTCGGCCGCTGGCGGGCGGTGCTGGCGGAGCCGGAGGACTTCCCGCACATGGTCTAGTGTCCTGCGCCGGTAG
- a CDS encoding IS1182 family transposase has protein sequence MSLQPKGLPEIPAQTVAVARAAFPHGTLAMRARDRLGEVFADEPFTGAFGRRGAPGLPPAVLSLVTVLQFAENLTDRQAAAMAVRAIDWKYAIGAELTDTGFDATVLSRFRTRLVEHGMERVVFDRLVDVCREQGLVGAGGKQRTDSTHVISAVHDLNRTELAGESVRAALEALAVAAPGWLADAVDVPELAHRYEERVNGWTMPSSKSKRDRLAVVFGQDALALCRAVWAPGAPGWLREIEPVAFLRRMLVQTYYVSTDARGREVIVKREADKEGVPPGHLRLASPYDPDARWAAKGDDLFWLGYKVHLTETCDTPTEAEAEAEAEAEAEAEAEAEVLPLRLITDVYTTEASVPDVKATGPVQQNLADRDLTPGEHYLDAGYPSADLIHDAAGRGITMVTPALLDHSPQAKADAGFQKSAFRIDWKARQARCPQGRTSTGWFPVRQHGRDAIVVQFAPTDCHACPVQDECTTSARGTRILSLRPQELHETLARARTEQITKTWKDKYTLRAGIEGTINQALDVTGLRRARYRGLPKVRLQHAFSATALNVIRLDAHWNPGHTALSPRTSRLTRLSHQLAA, from the coding sequence ATGTCGTTGCAGCCGAAGGGGCTGCCAGAGATCCCGGCACAGACCGTGGCTGTCGCTCGGGCGGCGTTCCCTCACGGGACACTGGCGATGCGGGCGCGGGATCGGCTGGGCGAGGTGTTCGCGGACGAGCCGTTCACCGGGGCGTTCGGACGCCGTGGAGCGCCGGGCCTGCCGCCGGCGGTGTTATCGCTGGTCACGGTGCTGCAGTTCGCGGAGAACCTGACCGACCGGCAGGCCGCTGCGATGGCAGTCCGCGCGATCGACTGGAAGTACGCGATCGGCGCGGAACTGACCGATACCGGTTTCGACGCGACCGTGCTGTCCCGCTTCAGGACCCGGCTCGTGGAGCACGGCATGGAGCGGGTGGTGTTCGACCGGCTCGTGGACGTCTGCCGCGAGCAGGGCCTGGTCGGGGCCGGTGGCAAGCAGCGCACCGACTCCACCCATGTGATCAGCGCGGTCCATGACCTGAACCGAACCGAACTCGCGGGTGAGAGCGTACGGGCAGCCTTGGAGGCGCTTGCGGTCGCGGCTCCGGGCTGGCTGGCCGACGCGGTGGACGTTCCCGAGCTCGCGCACCGCTACGAGGAACGCGTCAACGGGTGGACGATGCCGTCGTCGAAGTCGAAGCGGGACCGGCTGGCCGTGGTGTTCGGGCAGGACGCGCTGGCGCTCTGCCGGGCGGTCTGGGCACCCGGGGCGCCAGGATGGCTGCGGGAGATCGAGCCGGTCGCGTTCCTGCGCAGGATGCTCGTGCAGACCTACTACGTATCCACTGACGCGCGGGGACGGGAGGTGATCGTGAAGCGGGAAGCCGACAAGGAGGGCGTCCCGCCAGGCCATCTCCGCCTGGCCTCTCCCTACGACCCTGATGCGCGGTGGGCGGCCAAGGGCGACGATCTGTTCTGGCTCGGCTACAAGGTCCACCTCACCGAAACCTGCGACACTCCCACCGAAGCCGAAGCCGAAGCCGAAGCCGAAGCCGAAGCCGAAGCCGAAGCCGAAGCCGAAGTGCTGCCGTTGCGGCTGATCACGGACGTCTACACCACTGAGGCAAGCGTCCCAGACGTCAAGGCCACCGGGCCCGTCCAGCAAAACCTCGCCGACCGCGACCTCACGCCGGGCGAGCACTACCTCGACGCCGGCTACCCGTCCGCCGACCTGATCCACGACGCCGCCGGCCGCGGCATCACCATGGTCACCCCGGCCCTCCTCGACCACTCACCGCAGGCCAAGGCCGACGCCGGCTTCCAGAAGAGCGCCTTCCGTATCGATTGGAAGGCCCGCCAGGCCCGCTGCCCGCAGGGCCGCACCAGCACCGGCTGGTTCCCCGTCCGGCAGCACGGCCGCGACGCCATCGTCGTCCAGTTCGCCCCCACCGACTGCCACGCATGCCCCGTCCAGGACGAGTGCACCACCTCCGCGCGTGGCACCCGCATCCTCAGCCTCCGGCCGCAAGAACTCCACGAGACCCTGGCCAGAGCGCGAACTGAGCAGATCACGAAGACCTGGAAGGACAAGTACACACTCCGCGCTGGGATCGAGGGCACCATCAACCAGGCCCTCGACGTCACCGGCCTCCGCCGGGCCCGCTACCGCGGACTGCCCAAGGTCCGCCTCCAGCACGCCTTCTCCGCCACTGCCCTCAACGTCATCCGACTCGACGCCCACTGGAACCCCGGCCACACGGCGCTCAGCCCTCGGACCAGCAGACTCACCCGCCTCAGCCACCAACTCGCAGCCTGA